The window TTCAGTTAGACTGATCACAAGTCACAGTTCTACCTCACTCAGTCCCTCACAATGCATTAACAGTAAGTGACCTCAGTTAAGATGCAACATTAATAGCTTCACTGGTTTGTGCAGTGACCGTATTGCCGGTGTCATACACAGCAGTTATTTGTATACATTTGCTGATGCAAAACGTTCATATTTATAAAGCAGGAAGTGACTCAaagtttaattttaaaatacattacgccgaaaaaaaagaaaagtttaagCTATGAAATAGCCCTGAATGAAATATGCAGTTATTGTGCCGAACGTTGTTTGTAGGTAAAGGTTTTTATTGAATctgaggagacagcaggagacaggagatttctttttattttgaaaagtctCGGAAGTGTCCCCTCTGTCGTTTGACGCGACGTGGAACATCCGGTCTCAGGCCGCAGACACATCCGGTAGCAGTCGGACGAGTAAGTCGCCAGTTTTAACggtcagtttgtttgttttcgcTGGTTATAAactgctttctcctcctctctggagcCGCGGtgactttaaaatgctgcatgtttgcGGTGAGTGTTCAGATCTGGAGCTAAGCTAGCTAACATCCAGAGTTAATACCTGCCTGTAGATAACTAGCTACAACGGTAGCAGGCTaactgttagcattagcaggcAGACATCTGGACTGGTTTGTCAGCGAGACACCAAACGAcgttttttaatgttttgtgaTTAATATTTCACCTGAAATAACCAGTCAGACAGCGGTTATTGTGTGTGTCGTCATTCAGTCAGGTGAACCATACGATGAtctttttagctttgttttggcGCCGTACTGCGACTGAGATTAAAGTAAAGGCAAAACTCAACCTTTAGAAAATAAGTGAGCTCTAGTTTCCAGTAATCAGTCGATAATCTACATGTTTaaggacatttatttttttcacatacCTGAAACCAGATATGTGAATATAATAAAGTTAATTTGAAGAAACTTCTCCCAGAAAGTTACAGACTGCACAGTAAAGTGTGGAAATCAAACAGCGGACACGAAGGattaaataaattcagtgtttcaggCTTTTGTGTTTGTAGAGGACAAAATTAATGAAGGATCACATGTTAATAACACTGATCGATTGGTCAACATGTTGAGGAGTAAAGGATGAGTCAGAGTTAAACTGTGGTCATCAGTGCTGATTGATTATCTGCAGTCAGCTGACTGATTACCTGTTAGATCACAGATTACAGGTGAACAGCTAGCTTTAGCTGTAGCTTCATCTCCATGTGTGGAAATCTAAGCGTCCTGAGCCATCAGCATCGTGTGTCTATGATATGAACAAACATTTAGGTCTGTTGTTTCTGTACATTCAGTATTTCTGGCTAAATAAACTTCGATCAGCGTTTATTAGAGCGAATCAGCGTCATCAGAAACAAGCAGCTGTCCTCTGACTCAGGTGTGCTGACATGAGactcacaggtaaacaggttcgCTGCTAACAGGTGATCGTGTTTCTGACTTTATTAACTTATCATTTCAGTTCCACTTCCATCTTTTCAGAATACGAGAATGAATCTTCGTGACTGTTTGAGCTCGAAACTGACAAAAATAATCATCCGATAAATAATGTCGTTGTCAGGTTGTAATTATTGATCAGAACAAATCAATCTGATTCTTTCAGGTTTCGGCAGCCTGGAGTCTCTCAGACCACCATGTGAATAGAGAccagctgcagtcagacagcaaACAGGTCCTGAACCAGTCAGTAACTGGTCTGCCCCCGGTGTCAGGGTGGCTGTGGTGTCATCCTGGTGGAGGAGCCAGCTGATGGAGAGCGACTGTCGGATCCCCATGGCCTGTTGTCGGCCTCGAGTCCTCGTCCTCAACGCTCTGTTTTGGGGCCTCGTGTCCCTCAGGTCAGTCAGGACTCCGTCCTTTCCTGAAACCGTTTCAGTTACAGTTTCCACACAGGTTGGACATCCCACCAAAAACACTGTACTGATTGCCCAGATGGTGGCGCTATAACAGCTTGGTTTTAGCTTTTGAACGGCACGTCTCAGAGTTCAAACACTGGGTGTCCTGATGAATCTGTCCACGTCAGCCACCCACACATGTCGATTCTATCCAAACCTGTTTGAGCAGTCGGCATCAAAATGAGCACGTAGACCATCAGCAGCGAGCCTGAGGCCAGCAGCTGTCGGCAGCAGCTTCACGTTCAGCTGGTTCGCGTCTCAGTAGAATGGTTCCTGCAGTAACATCTGGACGTGCAGATCTTTGAGAACGCGTCAGTAAACTGATGTGACATCCGGACAAACAGAAGGACGTGATCAGAGTCCGGACGGTCACACAGACGGGAACAGTCTGTCAGCTCTGCTCACCATGTTCTCCTCAGGTCCACCAGAGACCAGGCCTGTCAGCCGTCTGTAGATCAGCACGTGTTCATTCGGGCGTCCTCGCCGTCCACATCGTCTCTGCAGCCggctgtgttgttgtctgtgtttgctgtggtcCAATCAGAGAATCCTGGTCTGAATCGTgttgatttatgttttgttgtgttgcagagttTTTGGAGCAGCTTTGCTGAGTGACGAGAAGACTTCAGGTACCAACATGCCTTTAAACCGCAGCAGCAAGGACTGCTGGGAAAATGATGATTGGATATTTCTACACTcagcctgacctctgaccctcttcttctcctgcagcagtgaaaccggaggtcgccccctgctggctgctggAGGAGTTTGTGGTGACCACAGAGTGTTTGCAGTGTAACGCCTTCCAGACGGTAAGTGTCGAATAAAGAACCGAAGGACTTCAAGTCCATCGAAAGACCCGGCCAGAGAGTTTAGAAACCAGCAGTCTGTACGTGCCGctgatgtttgttgtgtttcagaggtCGTGGTCGGCCTGTGCGCTGACGGGATACGTGGAAAGAGTGAACTGCACCAGATCCAACAGAGACGAACACAAAAGGTCCGACTGACGGAGGTTTTCAGACACAAAGTGAACTTTAACCTGCACGAACCTGATCAAACAGCCAGCGTAGCACTGGACACATGTCAGCTAAAGCTAACGCCCCTGAGAAAGCTATTCTAAAGCTAACGCTCTGATAAAGCTATGTTAAAGCTAACACCCTGAGAAAGCTATTCTAAAGCTAACGCTCTGATGAAGCTATGTTAAAGCTAACACCCTGAGAGAGCTATTCTAAAGCTAACGCTCTGATAAAGCTATGTTAAAGCTAACACCCTGAGAAAGCTATTCTAAAGCTAACACTCTGATAAGGCTATGTCAAAGCTAACACCCTGAGAAAGCTATTCTAAAGCTAACGCTCTGATAAAGCTATGTTAAAGCTAACGCTCTGAGAAAGCTATTCTAAAGCTAACGCTCTAATGAAGCTATGTTAAAGCTAACgctcctgagaaaaaaaatggctgctATGAGAAGACAATCTGAAATAATATCAACAGGTTAATTAGTTATAGATGATTAAGAAGAAATTTACCTGAtgctaacaacaacaaaaaaaaaaaaacagctgtcagagctgaagTCAACATGCAACCAGGAATTAGATTGTAATCCATGAAGAATACTCTGATTACCTTCCTCTCTGTCGCCCCCAGCTGCCGCTCCGCCGTGATGGAGGAACATCTCTTCTGGAAGTTCGAGGCGGCCATGTTGGCTCTGACGGCTCTCTTCGGCATCCTGGTGGTCATCCGTCAACGCTGGCTCGACCGTCTCGCCTCTGAGAAAGTCCGCCGCCAGATCGAGTCCATCTAGGACGCCGGAGACGCCAGGACCAGGACAGTATTTTAACACCAGGACTTAGTTACCTGATGACACGCTGAGGTCTGTCAGGGATCAGGTCTGTCGGGGATCAGGtctaaagaaaaacctgcagaaagcttgagtttttgttgttttcatcctcaactttatttaaaatggatttacaaacatgacaacaatcagctgatgtttctgtttgaactTTGGATTCTGGAGAAGTTTGTAAAATCCACAATGTGAACTGAAGTAAAACCAGATCGACGAAGcggcaacaaaacaaaaaactagtTTTTTAATCAGCTTCTAGACTGAACTCACAAACTGAGTCCAGCACGCTGACAACAAGGCTCAGACCAGTCTGGAAGAGCTGGACCTTAGTGGTCCTGGTTCAGGTCTGGCAGACGAGAGCTGGACCTCAGTTATAATCCATCTATTgttgtccagtgaaaaccacgtattGACACTTTTCCTTCTATCAGCTGAACCTTTGAACTATGACACTAAATGAACCAGTAAAGGTGAAAGTTGAAGAACACGTGTACCTGCTTTGGTCTCCTGGAGAATTTGAATCTTTTTCACCTGATTGGTTGACCTCAACACTCTCGCTCACTCTGATTGGTCATTGCTTTGGACTTCCAAAGTGAAAAATAGCGAACAGTGAAGTTTCACCACAGAGTCAGTTCATCGTCATCATCTTAACcttctctgattggtcagaacTGACGATACCTGAAGTTTGGGACTGCAGTTTGCTTCAACGCCACATTAGTTCCATTTCCATCACTGATGATCAATAATTAGCAACAACAGCCAAACATCAAGCAAGTGCAACAACACAAGACGTAGCCAGACAGCTGATGTTAGCGTCGAACAGGAAGAGGGCAGCTCGCCATCTGTTACGGCCTTTTGTGTCACCACACTCTCGCCAACAACTAAAATCCAGTCCAACATTTACTTTTATCCCCTTTAGCTTCTGTCAACGTTCTCTTCAGCAGTCATCAACTCTTTAGAGACTGCCGAGCCCGGCTAACAGCTAACTGAGCAAACGAGCTAAGcgcagctacagttagcagttACCTTAGCAACAGGAACCTTGTagcagagcagccagaggaCATCAGAGGAAAACCAGGAAACGTCTTCTCCCTCAAACAGGATCCAGTTTCAGTGACAGATGAAGAGTCGTAAAGCAGAACGTACCTGCTCATCCAGGTGACATTGCACAAGAACAGGTGGAATGAAAGAGGAACCGTTCTCCGTTTCAAGTCTGCAGCATCAGAATTTGTTTGAAGGTGTTATTTTAAGGTCAAATAGTCACATAATGCTGCTTTAGTGTTTCACTCTGCAGCCAGCGGTGAAATGtccgagtgtgtgtgaatgcagcacagCTGAACTGTTAACCCATGGTTTTAATCTTCATTTTTGGGCTtgactgtaaaaatgtttggtttttctgtgaagtttcaaacaaaataaactgatgaaaagctgagagacatccatccatcagctaCACCCACACTGACACGGTGAGGGGCGGGGTTTACCTGGACAGGTAACCAGTCAGTCACAGGACCGACGACTACATGAGATTTTAACAGAAATGATCTGAATTCAACAAACACGATCAAATAATCACAACAGATTCACAAAACTAAACGTTTTACTGCTTTAAGAACCAGAAACAGACTTGAAGTTGATTTTcttctgcagcttcctgtttgaaaaGTCTCAGATCAACACTTCTGATCAGCGTTATTGATTAAAcatcaattattattattcttattattataattCTTATTATAATAATCTAAAAAAGTCAGAATTGTTGATCTGAATTTTCTTCATCagtaaaaaacaagaaaaaaaaatctttaaaaaacgTCTCCTGggtcctgattggctgcagggtcacagtgatgtcacctgtctgtcaacACAATCACAGagtctttaaaaacaaagttctAATTGTCGTCAGTTGATTGGCTCGTACGCCGTCGCCGAAGCCACCGTCCGTTTGCGGGCGCAGACACAGACTCCGCCCAGCAGCAGGAGGATCATGGGAGTTCCCAGACCGACCGCCATCGTGCTGAGAACCAACGGAGAGAAGGAGTCGACGGGGGGAGAGCCAGAGCCCACCAACAGGGCCCTGCAggaaacacatgaagaagaattACCGCACAGCTCGATGGAGTCATCAAATAAAATGATTCAGATGAAACGCACCAGCTGAGGAACTTGGTGCTGTTGTAGAACGGTTCTCCTGCCAGGCCAAAGCTCACGTTCAGTACAAATGTTTCCGGTTCTGCGTAGAACCCTCGCACAAGGCCGGATTCCGTCGCCCCGCCGCTCTGAGGCCGCGGCTCGGAGTGGCGGCACGGCGTGGCGTCCTCCAGCGCCGGCTCAGACCGACGGTACGCCACCGGCTTCCACTGAACGAATCCCGGAGCACCAGAGCTGCCGTTCACAAACGGAACCCACCGAGACAcctgagaggtcagaggtcgacaggtaagagcagaggaCAAACGCGTTCAGGTGAATGAACAGAGCTCACAGGGTGACACCATTCAAGCCAATCAGAAAACTGGAGGGTTTTGTGATTGGCGGTTTTGTCTCCAGGAGTATCATTGGTTACGGTTTTAATTACAAACCGGTTTTATGAGTCTACATTGATTTCTTTCGTTGCTGGTTCATTAACGTTCGCTAGCTTTAACTGCGCCCGTTAAAATCAATTCATGATgaatcacattttattgatttattgattaaagACAACATATCTATCAGCccttctgtgcatgtgtttcctgCTGTCCTTCACTGACCAATGAGGAGATGGTTTCATGTTCAGTAGGAATGTAGTACGGAGTATCCGGTCCAATACTGTACTCATGTACTCATAGAAGTACTGTGCTACAGCGACGCGTCTTTccagcaataaataaatgttttaaagtgGAAAATCTAAATAAATCTGACATTGGACAACGTGAAAACGTGTTGCTGCTCATCAGATTATAAATGATGAACTCACAGATCTTTCACGCAGACGGTGAATCAGTAAAACCTGCCGGCTGAATTATTGATCACCTTGAATATTGAAGGTGTGTACTCGTCGTTAATTGATCGATGAACTTCCACTCTGCTCAGAGGAGAAGCCCCGCCCACCGACTGCAGCTCCAATAGGAACCTGGAATGACTCGCCCGTGGCGACATGCCATTGAGCCACACCCTCAACTGGGAGGAGTTAGCCGTGTGGAGGAGGCGGGGCCACGACTGATCACGACCCTCTGCTTCAAACACCGacagctagaaaaaaaaaaaaagattgtgacTGAAAGTATTTATAAAGACTTTGGAGTTCAGTCATTGGTCCtctgctgatgatgtcatcacgtGTTACTGACTGATGAGAACAAACTGATTCgtttttaacaaatgtttgcttgagtttttcacatttcaatgctgaatgaaaacaatgaacCACGACCACACGTGACCCTggtgtcaccatgacaacagacagACCTGCAGGCAGAGCGACCCATTGGTGAAGGTcgcagcagctccacagagcagagCGGTTGGACCCGACAGGTTGAGACGAGACCAGCTGAAGTCCTGCAGCTCGTACGGAGGTAAAAGGTCAGAAGTCGGATCGGCCGTGTCGTTGACGTCATCGTACTCCAACAACTGAGatggaggaacagaggaggCCACGATCACATGACCCATCCAAAACAAATCACAGCGGGTTCTTAAAAAGACcagaggcagcaggacaggTGAGTTCTCAGGTCTGTTGGTTCTGCATATTGCAACATTGTGTCTGTGGTGCAACAagcaacaactacaacaactacaGTCTCATGACGGAACTACAGTCTCATGACGGAACTACAGTCTCATCGAGGAACTACAGTCTCATGACGGAACTACAGTCTCATGACGGAACTACAGTCTCATCGAGGAACTACAGTCTCATCAGAGAACTACAGTCTCATGACGGAACTACAGTCTCATCGTGGAACTACAGTCTCATCGTGGAACTACAGT of the Chelmon rostratus isolate fCheRos1 chromosome 16, fCheRos1.pri, whole genome shotgun sequence genome contains:
- the LOC121619145 gene encoding glycosylated lysosomal membrane protein, with protein sequence MAAAVKNRSCGASSFIFLFSVVSLCQSLFSGGDTFQRKLSVELNPGSSSPPPGGDLLHVRAVGNNDTLHFLFCSQGAPTLLLVHTDTTSSTVKVNWTQFIDRNHSGGLQVEPETSILYSTALVFSRLLEYDDVNDTADPTSDLLPPYELQDFSWSRLNLSGPTALLCGAAATFTNGSLCLQLSVFEAEGRDQSWPRLLHTANSSQLRVWLNGMSPRASHSRFLLELQSVGGASPLSRVEVHRSINDEYTPSIFKVSRWVPFVNGSSGAPGFVQWKPVAYRRSEPALEDATPCRHSEPRPQSGGATESGLVRGFYAEPETFVLNVSFGLAGEPFYNSTKFLSWALLVGSGSPPVDSFSPLVLSTMAVGLGTPMILLLLGGVCVCARKRTVASATAYEPIN
- the jtb gene encoding protein JTB, encoding MESDCRIPMACCRPRVLVLNALFWGLVSLRVFGAALLSDEKTSAVKPEVAPCWLLEEFVVTTECLQCNAFQTRSWSACALTGYVERVNCTRSNRDEHKSCRSAVMEEHLFWKFEAAMLALTALFGILVVIRQRWLDRLASEKVRRQIESI